The stretch of DNA ACCGAGTGCATCGCCGCCATGCCGACGTAATGCATGCCAGCGATGCCCAGTCCGATGACGATGGCGGTTTTCAGGTAGTGCACCAGGCTGGGCTGCGGATGACTCAAGGTGTGCATCGCCAGCCACGAGGCGAGCAGGGCGATCAGCAGGGAAAACAGAGTGATCGCCAGGTCGTAATGGATTTCTATCGGTGTCTGGAACGCCAGCATGGCGATGAAGTGCATGGCCCAGATGCCGCCGGCCAGGCAGGTGGCGCCGATCCAGCGCCAGACCCGTCGCGAGCCCGGATCTTCGGCATGGCCGACCCGTTCGGCCATGTCGAGGGTGGCAAAACTCGCGGCGCAGGCGACCAGATAGGCCACCAGCACCAGCAAGGGGTTATGTGTGCAATCGAGAATGACCTGCCCGCTCTCCGGCAGCTCGGTAACAAACTGCAAACCAAGCCACTCCATAGCATGCCCCGTCTCTGAAGTCGTCCCTACTGCGTCTTCAACGCAGGCGAATGAGAGGAGTATAGAGGCGGTTTTTATAGTGCAAGCGATAGTGGCACATTGCATTCAACGATTTCGGCATGAGCCTCATAGCGATTGGCGCTAAGCGTCACGCGCTCTGGTCGTAGGGAATCTCGGCCCAGCCAGGTTGCAGGGGCGGCAGGCCGAAGCGGGCACGCGCCTTGTCGCAATCGACATTCTGCTCGCCGTTTTCCCAGGATGACTCGAATTCACGGCAGGGGCTGGAGCGTTGTTCGTAAATCGAGCATTGCACCTGGCTGCCCACTTCGCCGACCAAAGCCGTGCAACGTGGCGATTTGCAGTCGGTGCCGTTCATCGCCACCCGGCTGGGGCTGATCTGGGTGACCAGTTCATCGGGCACCGTACCGCCGGAGGAAGCGCATTCACCCCAGAAAAAAGACACACGAAAATGGGAACAACAGGCACCGCAATTCAGACACGGACTGACTTCGGACATGGGGGAGGGCATCAAAGGGATTGATCGGCGAATCCGGACGGATCCGGCGGCTATTCTAGGCTTCGCCGTGAACTTGGGAAGGGGGGCGCGAAAGTATTTTTTTGTAGCCGGGTTTTGCCGTGAAAGCCCCGGTTTATGGGGGATTGCTGAGTTATCAAGGGCTTACGTTTCGTTACAGTGCCATGGCCCGACATCAGGCTTGCGAATGATCACAGACAGCCCCGATCCGCCTGTCTAGATTGCAGGTTCCGGGCTCGGATGCGACGGCAGTGAAGCCCCATGACAATAAAGAGACGGACCCATGCAGAACTCGACCCAAGCGGCGAATGCCTGGCGCATTCTGTTCCTGTTGTTCCTTGCCAACCTGTTCAATTTCTTCGACCGCACCATTCCGGCGATCATCATCGAGCCGATCCGCATGGAATGGCACCTCAGCGACTTCCAACTGGGGATCGTCGGCACTGCATTCACTCTGGTGTATGCGATTGCCGGCCTGCCATTAGGCCGGATGGCCGATACCGGTTCGCGCAGCAAACTGATGGGCTGGGGTCTGGCAACCTGGAGCGCGCTGACGGCAGTCAACGGTCTGGTCGGCAGTTTCTGGAGTTTCCTGCTGGTGCGCATGGGCATCGGCATTGGCGAGGCCAGTTACGCCCCGGCGGCCAACTCGTTGATCGGCGACCTGTTCCCGGCGCACCGCCGGGCACGGGCGATGGGCATTTTCATGCTCGGCTTGCCGTTGGGCCTGCTGCTGGCGTTTTTCACCATCGGCGCGATGGTCAAGGCGTTCGACAGCTGGCGTGCGCCGTTCTTTATTGCGGCGGTGCCGGGGCTGATTCTGGCGATATTCATGTTCTTCATTAAAGAGCCGAAGCGCGGTGCGGCGGAAACCGTGCAGGTCTCGCAGGAGCGAGTCGACAAGCCGATCCGCCGCGTTCTCGCGGTGCCGACCTTCCTCTGGCTGGTGATGGCGGGTTTGTGCTTCAACTTCGCCACCTATGCCTGCAACTCGTTTCTGGTGCCGATGCTGCAACGGTATTTCCTGATGCCGTTGCAGGAGGCCGCCGTGGCGACCGGGGTGATTGTCGGCGTTACCGGGTTGATTGGCCTGACCCTCGGCGGCTGGATCGCCGACAAGATTCATCAGCGGGTCGCCAATGGCCGGCTGTTGTTTGCCGGCTTCAGCCTGATCATCTCGACCGTGTGCACAGCGTGGGCGCTGCACGCAGGGCGGGTCGAGATCGGCGTGTTCGTCGCGGTGTTCAGCGTCGGCTGGCTGTTTGCCTACAACTTTTACACCTGCGTCTATACGGCGATTCAGGACGTGGTCGAACCGCGCCTGCGGGCTACGGCGATGGCACTGTTCTTTGCTGGACTGTATCTGCTCGGCGGCGGACTGGGGCCGGTGGTGGTGGGGGCGTTGTCGGATCACTTCGCCAAATCGGCGATGTTCTCGGCGGGGGCTGAGCAGATGACCGAGGCGTTCAAGGCGGTGGGGCTGCATGACGCGATGTACCTGATCCCGGTTGCGCTGTTCTTCACCATGGTGTTTCTGTTTCTGGCGGCGCGGTGTTTTGTGCGCGATGCGCAGCGGATGAGGGAGGGGTTGGTGGC from Pseudomonas sp. P8_229 encodes:
- a CDS encoding spinster family MFS transporter — its product is MQNSTQAANAWRILFLLFLANLFNFFDRTIPAIIIEPIRMEWHLSDFQLGIVGTAFTLVYAIAGLPLGRMADTGSRSKLMGWGLATWSALTAVNGLVGSFWSFLLVRMGIGIGEASYAPAANSLIGDLFPAHRRARAMGIFMLGLPLGLLLAFFTIGAMVKAFDSWRAPFFIAAVPGLILAIFMFFIKEPKRGAAETVQVSQERVDKPIRRVLAVPTFLWLVMAGLCFNFATYACNSFLVPMLQRYFLMPLQEAAVATGVIVGVTGLIGLTLGGWIADKIHQRVANGRLLFAGFSLIISTVCTAWALHAGRVEIGVFVAVFSVGWLFAYNFYTCVYTAIQDVVEPRLRATAMALFFAGLYLLGGGLGPVVVGALSDHFAKSAMFSAGAEQMTEAFKAVGLHDAMYLIPVALFFTMVFLFLAARCFVRDAQRMREGLVAVSEPDVAVATA
- a CDS encoding YkgJ family cysteine cluster protein encodes the protein MSEVSPCLNCGACCSHFRVSFFWGECASSGGTVPDELVTQISPSRVAMNGTDCKSPRCTALVGEVGSQVQCSIYEQRSSPCREFESSWENGEQNVDCDKARARFGLPPLQPGWAEIPYDQSA